A window of the Gossypium hirsutum isolate 1008001.06 chromosome A05, Gossypium_hirsutum_v2.1, whole genome shotgun sequence genome harbors these coding sequences:
- the LOC121229094 gene encoding uncharacterized protein isoform X1, translated as MIFQATIFSLKRLEILQIDCYLHGILLLGSRITLSTWLVEMHITLAGLGVIVFLQIQGQSNWSLLLFHKEQEIPSIRRSFYEYLLKAWIQGNKTSSVKPYRFFVPTLPHRIRPPFAHYRAL; from the exons ATGATCTTTCAGGCGACAATATTTTCCTTGAAAAGGCTAGAGATATTGCAGATAGATTGCTACCTGCATGGGATACTCCTTCTGGGATCCCGTATAACATTATCAACTTGGCTCGTGGAAATGCACATAACCCTGGCTGGACTGGG GGTGATAGTATTCTTGCAGATTCAGGGACAGAGCAACTGGAGTTTATTGCTCTTTCACAAAGAACAGGAGATCCCAAGTATCAGGAGAAG CTTCTATGAATATCTGCTTAAAGCCTGGATTCAAGGAAACAAAACATCATCTGTAAAACCTTATAG GTTCTTTGTTCCAACACTTCCACATCGCATTCGTCCCCCATTTGCtcattacag agcattatga
- the LOC121229094 gene encoding mannosyl-oligosaccharide 1,2-alpha-mannosidase MNS1 isoform X4, whose translation MYKVEKAIVALNKTFPADGLVPIYVNPNDGTAYGTITFGAMGDSFYEYLLKAWIQGNKTSSVKPYRFFVPTLPHRIRPPFAHYR comes from the exons ATGTATAAGGTGGAGAAAGCTATTGTTGCGCTTAATAAAACTTTTCCTGCTGATGGTTTGGTTCCCATCTATGTTAATCCTAACGATGGCACTGCTTACGGAACTATAACCTTTGGTGCTATGGGTGATAG CTTCTATGAATATCTGCTTAAAGCCTGGATTCAAGGAAACAAAACATCATCTGTAAAACCTTATAG GTTCTTTGTTCCAACACTTCCACATCGCATTCGTCCCCCATTTGCtcattacag gtaa
- the LOC121229094 gene encoding mannosyl-oligosaccharide 1,2-alpha-mannosidase MNS1 isoform X3, producing MYKVEKAIVALNKTFPADGLVPIYVNPNDGTAYGTITFGAMGDSFYEYLLKAWIQGNKTSSVKPYRFFVPTLPHRIRPPFAHYRAL from the exons ATGTATAAGGTGGAGAAAGCTATTGTTGCGCTTAATAAAACTTTTCCTGCTGATGGTTTGGTTCCCATCTATGTTAATCCTAACGATGGCACTGCTTACGGAACTATAACCTTTGGTGCTATGGGTGATAG CTTCTATGAATATCTGCTTAAAGCCTGGATTCAAGGAAACAAAACATCATCTGTAAAACCTTATAG GTTCTTTGTTCCAACACTTCCACATCGCATTCGTCCCCCATTTGCtcattacag agcattatga
- the LOC121229094 gene encoding uncharacterized protein isoform X2, producing MIFQATIFSLKRLEILQIDCYLHGILLLGSRITLSTWLVEMHITLAGLGVIVFLQIQGQSNWSLLLFHKEQEIPSIRRSFYEYLLKAWIQGNKTSSVKPYRFFVPTLPHRIRPPFAHYR from the exons ATGATCTTTCAGGCGACAATATTTTCCTTGAAAAGGCTAGAGATATTGCAGATAGATTGCTACCTGCATGGGATACTCCTTCTGGGATCCCGTATAACATTATCAACTTGGCTCGTGGAAATGCACATAACCCTGGCTGGACTGGG GGTGATAGTATTCTTGCAGATTCAGGGACAGAGCAACTGGAGTTTATTGCTCTTTCACAAAGAACAGGAGATCCCAAGTATCAGGAGAAG CTTCTATGAATATCTGCTTAAAGCCTGGATTCAAGGAAACAAAACATCATCTGTAAAACCTTATAG GTTCTTTGTTCCAACACTTCCACATCGCATTCGTCCCCCATTTGCtcattacag gtaa